In one window of Caballeronia sp. TF1N1 DNA:
- the gcvT gene encoding glycine cleavage system aminomethyltransferase GcvT — translation MTALQHTPLHAAHLALNARMVDFGGWDMPVNYGSQIDEHHAVRTDAGMFDVSHMRVVDFDGDAVRPFFLHAIANNVDKLTTPGRALYSCLLKTDGGVIDDLIVYYFSETSFRVVVNASTADKDIAWFQQLNAEGGFDLSIRPRGDFGIIAVQGPNAREKVWQVLPQTRAETESLKPFNAAKFATTPFGELMLARTGYTGEDGFEIVVSATHVEALWNALREAGVKPAGLGARDTLRLEAGMNLYGQDMDETVSPLDAGLAWTVDLKTPRDFVGRAALEANGSQSNFVGLVLIKENGRAAGVLRAHQKVVTAHGEGEITSGTFSPSMQESIAFARVPTQVAIGDTVQVLIRDKQVAARVVKLPFVRNGKTLVSL, via the coding sequence ATGACCGCTCTTCAACACACGCCCTTGCATGCCGCCCACCTCGCGCTCAACGCGCGCATGGTCGATTTCGGCGGCTGGGACATGCCCGTCAACTACGGTTCGCAAATCGACGAACATCACGCCGTCCGAACCGACGCGGGCATGTTCGACGTATCGCACATGCGCGTCGTCGATTTCGACGGCGACGCCGTTCGGCCCTTCTTTCTGCACGCCATCGCCAATAACGTCGACAAGCTGACAACGCCCGGTCGCGCACTGTATTCGTGCCTGCTCAAGACCGACGGCGGCGTCATCGACGATCTGATCGTCTACTACTTCTCCGAAACGAGTTTCCGCGTGGTCGTGAACGCGAGCACGGCGGATAAAGACATCGCGTGGTTCCAGCAACTGAACGCGGAAGGTGGTTTCGATCTGTCGATCCGCCCGCGCGGCGATTTCGGCATCATCGCGGTGCAAGGTCCGAATGCACGCGAAAAGGTCTGGCAAGTGCTGCCGCAGACGCGCGCCGAAACCGAATCGCTCAAACCCTTCAATGCGGCGAAGTTCGCAACCACGCCCTTCGGCGAACTGATGCTCGCGCGCACCGGCTACACGGGCGAGGACGGCTTCGAGATCGTGGTTTCCGCCACGCACGTGGAAGCGCTGTGGAACGCGCTCCGTGAAGCCGGCGTGAAGCCCGCAGGCCTCGGCGCACGCGACACCTTGCGTCTCGAAGCCGGCATGAATCTCTACGGCCAGGACATGGATGAAACCGTGTCGCCGCTCGACGCCGGCCTCGCCTGGACCGTCGACCTGAAGACCCCGCGCGATTTCGTCGGCCGCGCCGCGCTCGAAGCGAACGGCTCGCAGTCGAACTTCGTCGGGCTCGTGCTCATCAAGGAGAACGGGCGTGCGGCTGGCGTGCTGCGCGCGCATCAGAAGGTCGTCACGGCGCACGGCGAAGGCGAGATCACGAGCGGCACGTTTTCGCCGTCGATGCAGGAGTCGATTGCGTTCGCTCGCGTCCCGACGCAAGTGGCGATCGGCGATACGGTGCAAGTGCTCATCCGCGACAAGCAAGTTGCCGCGCGCGTGGTAAAACTTCCGTTCGTGCGCAACGGCAAGACGCTCGTGAGCCTTTGA
- the gcvH gene encoding glycine cleavage system protein GcvH, with protein sequence MSIPADLKYTESHEWVRAESDGTLTIGITDHAQEALGDIVFVELPAAGKAVAAGDAIAVIESVKAASDIYAPVSGEVVAANDALTSSPDSVNGAPYESWLFKIKPAADASLDKLLDAEGYGKSIGE encoded by the coding sequence ATGAGCATCCCGGCCGATCTGAAATATACCGAATCGCATGAATGGGTCCGCGCCGAATCCGACGGCACACTGACCATCGGCATTACCGATCACGCGCAAGAAGCGCTGGGCGACATCGTGTTCGTCGAACTGCCCGCGGCGGGCAAGGCAGTCGCGGCGGGCGACGCCATCGCGGTGATCGAATCCGTGAAAGCGGCATCCGATATTTACGCGCCGGTGTCGGGCGAAGTCGTCGCCGCGAACGACGCGTTGACTTCGTCGCCGGATTCGGTGAATGGCGCACCGTACGAAAGCTGGCTCTTCAAGATCAAGCCGGCCGCCGACGCCAGTCTCGACAAGCTGCTCGACGCCGAAGGCTACGGCAAGTCGATCGGCGAATAA